The Priestia megaterium genome contains a region encoding:
- a CDS encoding Rpn family recombination-promoting nuclease/putative transposase produces the protein MTQRLDLRVDFAFKSLFGTHGNESILAAFLNAALRFPNEKQIQTVQLLDPHFNKENQEDKRSILDVHAQLEDGSRVNIEIQLNNKHDMEKRTLYYWSKMYSSQMKEGMDYGELCKTITINIVNFRYLSHISDYHSTFQLYEREQKVLLTDMLEIHFMELPKLLIKWRHREVDPREDRLVRWLLLLEASEDEEITQVLEEIAMQEDQVLKKAMDEWERVSQDPEVLLAYEARRKALLDEKSALKRAEKKGVIKVASGMLQKGIDEDTIIELTGLTREEIQKLRQQ, from the coding sequence ATGACGCAACGATTAGATTTACGTGTCGATTTTGCTTTCAAGTCTCTTTTTGGCACACATGGAAATGAATCCATTTTAGCTGCTTTTTTAAATGCAGCGCTCCGTTTCCCAAATGAGAAACAAATTCAGACGGTTCAGTTATTAGATCCCCATTTTAATAAAGAAAATCAAGAAGATAAACGCTCTATCTTAGATGTACATGCACAACTAGAGGACGGAAGCCGTGTAAATATCGAGATTCAGCTCAATAATAAGCATGACATGGAAAAAAGAACGCTCTATTACTGGTCTAAAATGTATAGTAGTCAAATGAAAGAAGGAATGGACTATGGGGAGCTTTGTAAAACGATTACCATTAACATTGTCAACTTCCGTTATTTGTCGCATATCAGCGATTATCATTCGACTTTTCAGTTATACGAGCGAGAACAGAAAGTCCTCTTAACTGATATGCTCGAAATTCATTTTATGGAGCTCCCGAAATTGTTGATTAAGTGGCGTCACAGAGAAGTTGACCCTCGTGAAGATCGACTCGTACGCTGGTTATTATTGCTTGAAGCATCCGAGGATGAAGAAATCACTCAAGTATTGGAGGAGATTGCGATGCAAGAAGATCAAGTATTAAAGAAAGCGATGGATGAATGGGAACGTGTCAGTCAGGATCCTGAAGTATTATTAGCTTATGAAGCTCGAAGAAAAGCTCTGTTAGATGAAAAATCAGCTTTGAAAAGAGCTGAAAAAAAAGGTGTTATAAAAGTAGCCTCAGGTATGCTTCAAAAAGGAATAGACGAAGATACTATTATTGAACTAACAGGGCTTACAAGAGAAGAGATTCAAAAACTTCGTCAACAATAG